The genomic DNA gtgtgtcttttatttctttttcctactttattGCACAGCCTAAGATCTCCAGTAcagtctttttatgttttttccctttttatttaattatttatatttttagagcgAGTGAGCCTGTGAGcatgtgcaagtggaggaggggcaacaAAAGAGAccatgtggagcccaatgtaggggcTCCACACGGGGGtcaatctcatgactctgaggtcatgacctgagccgaactcaagggtcagacgcttaacttactgggccacccaggcatccctctggtACAATCTTAAGTAGAAGTCGTGAGAACAGATATCCTTGCCTCATTCCCAATGGTAGGGAAAAGGCATTCAGTCTTTGctattaagtatgatattagctattGGTTTTCCTTTATGAGATTAAGGGAAATcctttctatttgtattttgctgagagttttgtaatggatgttgaatttttaaatattttgagcatTATCGAAGGTTTGAGCAATTAATTTAACCTTAATTTCTGCACCAGATACATATGAGTAAGtcatcttttagtttttttctgtaaaattttcaATGGCTTTATAGTATCTCCaactaataaaaatgatgaattttctCACTCATATTAAACGATAAATTCTCAGCTTCTCTATGGCAGCTTCTATAATAAATAGAACCTTGAGCGATTTGAGATTGAGGACTATTTTCTCCCcacaagaaataattaaaattttagttttggtATATTGTGACAACGAGGGAAGTTAACTAGGCAGCAATGACTGCAACGTGCtgataaatacacatatttggtTTCAAAGACCCATGTGTGTGACCGTAAGTATGTATTGTAGGTGAGGTTTGGGTGGCAGTGCTGTGTCTGTTCTGCACTCCTCTTTGAATAAGTGGAAGCCAACCTGCCATATAGACATTGTGGCTCTCTTTATTTATTGTAATGGGGCATCACAAAGCACAGATTTTAAGGGATGTGGACTAAGGTAAAGTTGGCCTTGATGTAGACTAATGAAATCAAAAGAaccattgaaaataaaattcccCAAACACCCAGAATCAAAAAGCTGATACCAAAGACCCATTGTTTCTTATCATAGGTGCATAATgtaccattttcttaaaatacacaaagataGTATCATAACTTCCAGGCAGATTGTCAGGaaatcctctttaaaaaaaagaaagaaagaaaacagccacacctaatttactattatttgaaaaaaacccCACTGGTTTGTGTGATAAAGACTAAAATAGACTGATTATACACCTGGCCAGCAGCCAAGCCCTTCTTCTGTGAACTCTGAGATAATGGACCTTCATTGTTCAGTTTGTTATCATTGCCAATTCCTGCCAGACTGGTCCTCAGCAGTTACGTGGGCTTCTGCCATTTATCAAGCCTGACCCTTAAAAATCTCTCTCTACTTGTCCAAAACAACAATTCATTTGTTTAGTAAAcatacatttgacaaaatttgcAAGGTTCACAAGTAATTGGTTAAGTTTCCACTCTTTGTAAATAGAGGGATATGTCACAATTTTCCCTAAGGCAGCAATATAGCTGTGTAAAACCATATTGCCTCAGGGAAAGCAGTAAAATCAGCTACATTTATCTTTGGTAGAGACGTCTCCCTTCTTTAATTTGACAATGAATCATTTTAGATCTCactaaaatacaaattttctattatttaaaggAAGTCATATTTGGTAAAACATCAGATAACAAACTCCAGCATGCAGAATTAGTGATAGTGTTACAAAATTATATAGCTTTAAAGCAAAAAGGGATCTGAATCACTCAGGGATCTGAGAAGTTCTTGTAGAAATCTTATGCCAGCTTTGGTCTTCTAGAGATGAAGATTTCATTGTGTCCTTTGGTCTTTGTACCATTTAACTTCTATACTACCAGGGTCAGAAAGTTCTTTTGTCGagatttctttttgcattttaatcaCAAAATCCTCCAGTCTGCTCTTTTTAGGAATAGGATCTTTTTTCTCAGTTAGACTCTAAACCTGCTCCTCGGAGATGGTCCTATATATACTTATAAGTGTGCTTCCTTCTGATGTGGGTGTGTAAGTCTATGTTACAAAACAGACTGTAAGGGAGAAAGAtaggaagacaaaaacagaaggaaaaagtctACATTCAGTTCCTCAATTCACCTTGGAAAATTCTGAAAagtgagcccagaaataaaaattaaagaagagaaagacaggaagtagGAATGTAAATACTGACATATTAGTCACAGAAAATTATGATGGATTTTTGTCAGTGTCCTACTTGACTTGCTTACATTCTGCAGAAGAGATTAAGGAAAGGCAACATATAACATCTtaatacaaaggaagaaaaagtatcttttttaaagGTAGGAATCTACTTCTAAAATGTCCCTCAACCTCTGGCAATTTGAGAGTTGGGCAAACAGCCAGCCGTGTGTCCCGTCAGTGAGACTGGCTGAGCTGGTAGGCAAGCTGAGTTATGGGAACTTTCTCTGGCTTCCTCAAAGCTCTTACACATCCCAGGAGTTCACAACAATATTTGTCCACGAGTTCCATGGATCATCTGTGGGGTTGAGTCCCAGTGTTTTCCTCAAGGCTGTAATCTCCAAGACCCCACTCCCTGGGAAGGCGGAGGAAGAAACGACAGGGCAGGATCCAGGATTGGGAGTGGGTTTGCTTCCGTGGCCACGTTAACAGCCTGAGCAATTGTGGGCACTGCTTATGAACTCggccactgccccacccccagtgggTCACCTACTTTCTTGTGCTTCCAGATATCCTGTGGCTTAATATGAGGCACTAATCTAATtgtagtgatcatttcacaatatatacagatCTCAAATGATCTCAAATGAACATAACaccaatgttatatgtcaactgtatgtcaataaagctggaaaaaactaaataaaggcACTGAAGACTATTTATTTCAGGGGCCGTTCTAAGATATGACGGCAGGATTTCCTGCCAGAGAAGACAGATGCTTTTCTTTAGAATAATAAACATTCCACAATTCCATAGAGGCAATCCTTTGTTTGTTTCTCCAGCCGGACGATGGGAAGTCACAGGCCTCACGCCCAAGGCCGCTGCGTGAGCACAAACTTCCAGAGAAAGCACAAAGGAAAGGTAGAAATCCCTAGGAAGAAAGGTAGGAGTGTGCCCTGCGGTCCAGAACCCCTCCCCACCGTTTCTCTCGGCCACCAATGATTCCCTGGCTCTAAAGCCATCGCCACCCTGTGTGCTTCTGCAGCATTTCCATTATTTACCCTGATTTAGGTGTGGGAAATCACTTTCCCCCTTGGTTCAGCTGGGACCTGACtggaattaaaaatcaaaacaaaacaaaacactgaaggaaaagcaagcaaatataagagcagagaaatggataggtttacatagattttttttttttttatcctaatcTCACTGAGGTCCGGGCTGCTTAGCTTGGCTCTGTTTGTAGAGTTTGCCAAGCTCCAGTGATGTTTCTTGGCCTCCACGCCGTCTGGCCTGATGGTGTTCGAGGCTGGATGGAGCTCCTCAGATTTCTGGTGCAGTGTTACTTTGGACAAACGATCTCTGGTGGAATCTCAGGAAGGATTTTTGGTTCCTTTCTGGCACTTGCTTCCGTGCCTATTCTCTGGGATCAGCCCTGGGATTGTCAGCTGCAGCTTGAGGCTCAACTGCTTTTCTTCTCATGCCACCCCCTCGCCTCACTTCCACCCAACCCCAACTCTGTCTGCCCAGCTTTGCCTCTCTTTCTAAGTAGGAAAAGCATTTGCCTCGCTGACCTGAAAGGATCCTGCTCCATTTATGTTCAGCATCGCCATTCTGGTTAGTCTTCCTGACTCTGGCCCTTGGAAATCCTGCTTTGCTCTAATCCCTTCTTTTCTGCCTCATTGGTCTGTCTCAAGTGGGTTGTTAGGGCTGGGTTTATTTACCCTTTGGGGAAAATACAGCACAGTTTCTAAATTATAGTCTCCATCAACATCTGTAGGGTGATCCCTACATATCAATACGACCAGGTTGGGTGGCTGTTCTGTTCACACCTTCTATGTCTTCACCAATTTTTTGTCTAGTTGTTCCACTGGTCACTACAAGAGGAGCTCTGAAGTCTCCAACTGCAACTGGTGAactccctctcctttctgttctGTCAGTTTTGACTTCATATTTTTGGGGGCCGATTTTAGatattcttttacaatttttttaaaaccagaacaTTTATTGTGTGACTAATCACTGAAATCCTTCAGATGAACTGGATGCTGCAACAGCTGCCCTCTTGTTCCTTCATGGAATCCAGGTCGGAATCTGTGGTGTGTAATTTTTAGGTGCGTCATTTGACCGGTCCCAGTGGTATTTCTTCCTTTAGCCTTGGCACTCCAGTTATACTTTCTCTTCCGCTTGGCAAGATAGCCACATTTGCCACAGGTTGACTTCTGAAGGTGGTAGGCCTTCAAGCCACAGCGGTGGCTAAACACATGCGTCTTATTGCGGTGCTTTCCAAACGTTGATGTCCCCTTCGTCATCTTGTTTCCGCGGCTCAGACCAAAGAGCTCTGTTTACAATTATTAAATCTTGACTGACTCATCAATCAAAGGTCATGAGAAATAGTTTTCTTAGAGTATATTTTGAACGATATATCCGGCCCAGCTACTATACACTTTGTTTGCGTTATGTATCTCTTCCCATCCTTTTGCTTTCAACCTGTTTTGAGTCTttgaatctaggggcgcctgggtggttgagcgtccaacttcagctcaggtcatgatctcacggtccatgagttcaagccccgagtcgggctctgtgctggcagctcagagcctggagcctgcttcggattctgtgtctccctctctctctgcccctcccccattcatgctctctctctctctctctctctctctctctctctctctctctcaaaaataaataagcattaaaacataaaatggggCCAAGTTGTCCACACCCAGACAAGGGGAGAATCTtagatatatgtttttttttcctcaagggtTTCTCTTTGTCCAGGTAATagacatttattctattttatcctAGTTATGATTATTTGAGCTTCTCGGATCTGCAGATTTAAGTTTTCCATCAAATTTGAGACGTTTTTGGCCATCATTCTTCGAATATGTTTTCCTGCCCCATTTtgtctcttgtttctttctgGGATTCCTATTTCGTGTTTGATGTTTGTCTCACAAGTCTTCGGGGCTCTCTTCACTTTCCCtgaatctttttttcattctgctCTTCAGACTGAATAATTTCCAGTGCTCTATTTGGAGCTCACTGATACCTCCTTCTGCCATCTCCAATCTGTTGTTGAACccatttagtgatttttttggaaaatgtcagTGTGGTTTTTTTCAACtctagaatgtgtgtgtgtgtgtgtgtgtgtgtgtgtgtgtgtgtgtgtgtggtttctatttctcttctgaCATCCTTGAGCTGTTGAATTGTCatatttcctttaattatttGAACGTATTTGTCATAGTTGCTTTGAGATCTTTTCCTGATAAAGTCGACATCTGGGCTGACTAGAAGTCAGTTTCTATCAAATACTTTTGTCTCTCAAGTATGAGTCACACTTCCCTGTTTCTTTCCAcatctcataatttttttgtagaaaacTGGACCTTTTAACTAAATGTTGCAGCAACTATGAATTTTGACGTATTTTTTTGTAGTACTGCGGAATTACCTTCCCCCACAGTACGCAGCTGCTGACGTgtctgctgagattttttttaattgtaatttttatttcccgCAGCCTGATTTCCTAGGGTTTCCTTTTATGTCTGGATCGCTTAATAGTCAGCCGGTGACCCGGGCAGAGGTTGTTTTCAAACACCCCGAGCCTGCGAGGCCTCCACGCTCCACTGATCCATCCATGTGGCGGGTCAGCAGTACGTTCGAAGCTTAGCCGGTTGTCACGTGTCCTTCGGTGTTGCTTTCTACGGAGCTCTGCTGGGTCTCCTCTGTGCATGTGTGGAGAATGTGTGTCTCTTGAAATGTTAGGCTTACCTCATTGTATTGTGACCTGGTGgtcctatatatattttaattccaacTTGTCAATATGGCATAAAATACCTTTTAATATCTAGTGTGGTGTCTTCTCAccagcctccttctcctcttGGCATCCACTGCCGCACCCCCATGAGGTCCCCACATCTCCTGTAACTTCCTTCCACAGGCGTCGACTTGCCTGACCACCTTGGGCCCACAGAGAATGTTATACATTTTGCGACACCATTTCCAATTTCCGAAGCAAAGTATCCTCAACTCTCTTGTGTGTTACAAACACAGGCTAAAGATGAAATTTTGTAAAGCAAAGTGcatggggggagaaaaagaggggtTTTGGTTAAACATGATAGACTGAACAAAAGAAACGACTTAGGTCTTTTCTCCTGAAAACTCATTAAAGTCATTTTAAGTGCCTATTGGGAGAagataaaaagaagtgaaatcgTTTCTGCCCTCGAGCTCCAGAAAGATTCAGGCATGCAGTCTTCAGCAACGTTTGAAGGCAGGGGTGTAGGGTTGGGCCAGACACAGGAAAGTGGTAGAAAGGAGCAGCTGGTACACTCAACATCTGCTCCCCCAGCCTAGGacccctccctcacctctgcaGAAGGCTGGGGCGGAACTCACTCTCCGGAGAAACCGAACCTCACAGGGGGAGGCCTAGCCGAATACTGAAAAAGGCATGTTTGGCGGGTATCAAATTCAAGTCTTAATAATAATTAGTGGGCTCTCCCAGAATCCTTAGAGGCAAGCTTATATTATACCCTCTAGACCACAAACTGGAGGATTTCTTTTATGTGAAACTGACGGCCCTAAGCTAAGGACTTTTACATGCTGATATGTGGAGGAGGCTGCCCAAAGAAAGGGCTGCATCCCTACTCAAGTAATCGATATCTACGCCCATCCATTGATGATCCTGCCCCTGCGTGAAGGGCTGCCGAtcagctatttcttttctttccttccctactcCCCCCAACCTGAGCTGTAGAAATTATTCTTCACTGGGTAAGTCTTTAAAGtgaaagaatattaattttaGCGCTGACCAAAGCCTGGGCCCTGGGGCATCGCTCAGCCTCTCTCACCTCCTGAAGGGGTTTGGTGAAGAAACATCACGTACCAACCCTCTGCCTCTGGACAGGCTGCTTCAAACCTTGTTAGCTGAAAAGAGCTTATGCTTCAGGAGACTCTAACAGATGATTTGCCTTTGAGGTATAGATCATTCTCATCAAAATTAGTATCCCAAGTTGCCTTGTTTGTGCTCTAAGAGTTTCCAGTAGGTAATTTACTTACAGTAAACGATCTGCTCCCTCGTTTCAGACCTGGAATCAGCCGGTGCAAGAAAACTCCTAACGTGAACAGCCTCATGTTCCTCTTAGAAAAGGGACAAAGAGAACATTCTCCTTTTCTATTACTCagggagaaaacaagcaacagaCAGCAGAGGCTGTAGTGATGACAGTGGAGCCTGGTGACAGGCCAACCTATGGCAGGGCCCCCGGCTGCTGATGAGGGGACAGTGGCAGATGCGGTCTCTATGGAACCGGTGGCAGCTTAGGTGATAGGCAGTGACACGGCATCTTCTCATGGTGAATCCAGCAGCGACAGGGGCTGAGGTGGCCGCGGCCCAAGGACGACGGACCTTGATGGTGTGGGACACGCAGCAGCTATTGGCAAAAGGCTGTGACACAGCTGCTGTGACACAGTTGCTGTGACTGTAAGAactggaaagaggagaggaattcTTCCCAACGAGCAATGAGATCTATTCTCTTAATTCACAAGGGGGACGCTGCTGCCCGTAGAGCTCAAGGCCACCGTCAGTTTGTGGGAGAGCTGTTTCTTATGGCTGTGAGCTGTGGACTCAGCTCTTCACAAACTTCCAGGTCAATAGTCTGCTCGGCTCAACGGTGTTTCTGGTAAACACCGTCTTATGTGGCCCAGGAACCCAGAAAAGGAGGAGGGTCGGGTGACCGGTTGCAACAGACAGGAGCTGCAGGTCTCTGTGTGACCTGAGTGGCAGTGTGCCCCCAGTGGTAAGCCCCAGCCTTTGAGTTCCCTTTCTTGGTGACTGTGGAGGACAGTTCCCCGTCCCGCCCTCCCACGGGTGCACTGGCGTTGCTGTGCGCTCGGGGCCAGGCACGGAGAACCAGGGGGGCTGCTGATGGGGGCGAAGATTCCGTGTGAGCAGGGGCTACAGACTCAGGAGCGGCTGGCCTCTTCCACATTCTCTAACACCGTGACTCTCTTCTGTGTTGCTGACCAATTCCCCAGTGAATGGCTGTGAACCGGGTCTAGCCAGACAAGAAAGTTCTTGTTCTTTCAATCACCCCAAGGCTCCAAATCTTCAGAACTTATTCCCTGGCTCTTCCCACACACGGTGCCCATCTGTCACACACGAGCGTGCAACCACCATATTCTGGCTCTAGAAAAACTGCTTAACTCCAATCTTAATCCTAatcctttttacatttttgtcagtGTCAGCTGGGCCTTCAGCAAGGCTTACCTAGTCCTGTTCTtgagaatgaaatttttaaagttgaaaatacaaatcaagttTGTATATTAAGAGGATATACACACACGTTTTTATTTACAATGAAAGTGGAGGCAGGATAGAGCGATGGAACCTTGTATCCGGGGAGGTAAGGGCCAATGTGGTCTGTGCCGTATGTTTTTGACCTAAGATACAATCCGGAGAGGGAGAAAAGCCTGTCAGGAAATAGTGGAGTCACAGTGAGCCAGGCTGGGGGGCCCTGGGCTGGTCATACTCAGGaccttcagaaaagaaaagagccaggGTCCAGGCAGCTGATAACCCCGGGTCATTAGTTTAGAGCCACCCCCTCTCCAGACAGCCCCACAGACAAGCCCTGATCTCTTCTCTCAGGAGCAGGTATCACTCTCTTCTCTTGCCTACTCTCCTGCAAACATCGCCACTCCTCTCCCACTGCACGTCAGCCAACACAGCCCCAGAATGAACGTTCAGGACCCAAGGCTGAGATGTGATAAGCCTCCTTAGATGCCATATGCCGGCTTGGAGAGGGGGGACAGAATAGGCAGAACTGAGCATTGACCTCATCCTCACTGCCACAATTTTTAGCTTATCCCACATTTGAGAATGTTCCccaacaggaaataaaaatggatatgCAACCAAAGTGTCTTTTCaatcagaaaaaaagcattttgccACTGTAAAGGTGGCATATCCCCTCCCAAGGTGAGATGGAAAAGAACCAACTGGAAGTTTCCCTATGCACTGGGCGGGAGTGGATGGATAGCCCTGTTGCTTGTGGAGGTCACAGCTGTGGTTTGGACAGTGTTATGGCACTGCTAATCTTTTGTTCTGAGCTCTGACCTGTTAGGTTTTAGGtcgctttttgttgttgttgttgttgttgttgttgttgttgttgttgttatggagCATGGTTTGTGTCCTCCTTCCCCCATCCATCTACTTCCCGATATGAGGGTTTGGGGAGGTAGGGCCTTCGGGAGGTGATTGGAATTAGATGCGGTCATTGGCGTGGAGCCCTCGTGAGCGGGACTGGCGCCGTTATACAGGTCAGGAGAGATCTTGCCTCCTCTGCCGGGTCGGCCATGAGACGACACGGTGAGAAGGCACCCGTGGGCAACCCAGAAAGGGGCTCCCTCCAGAGCCATGCCGACGCCCTGATGCTGTCTCCCGAGCCGTGAGAAATGAATGCATACTGTTCCTGTGCCACCCGTGTGTGCTATTCCGTTAGAGCAGCCCGGGCTAGACGTCGTTAGAAGCGGTGATTCGATAAGGCTGGTGACTGGGCTCAGGAGGTAAGACCTGGAACACAGGCCTTACGAGACCCACATGCAGGACGTTGGCTTCGTTGACACAGAACTCCCAAAAgggaaacaacaaaaagataaaaatgcatttaaatctgGACAGCTTATGGGACCATTAATTCAGGACatgggtattttatttatttatttatttatttatattttaaaatgtttatttgttcattaactttttaaagtttatttatttattttgagagagagacagagagagcgagcaggggaggggcagagagagagggcgacagaattccaagcaggctctgcactgtcagcacagagaccgctgCAGGGCTCCAAGTCAGAAACcaagagttcatgacctgagtggaaaccaagagtcccaaCCTTAACctctgagccacccggtgccccatcccccccttgtttcttttttttttttttactgtaggaACAGCCTTTATTGTTTGCGACGGGAAGTGAAAGAGGAGGGGACACGACAGCTCTGGCTCCAGAGGCGGCTCCTTGGACCCTTTCTCTGTCTTGGGagagctatttatttttgagagagaaagagagagagagagagagagagagccaggagaggggcagagagagagagggagacacagaatcgcaagcaggctctaggctccgagctgtcagcacagagctggactcagggctcaaactcacgaaccatgagatcatgacctgagccgaagcgggatgcttaaccgactgagctgcctaggcaccccaagacatGGCTACTTTAAAATGCGTATATACCTTTTCTGCTATATATTACTTTTGAAGTAAGACTGATGACATACGAGACATACAAAagcaacaggaaaacaaataaaaaggacaaataaatgCAAGAGAATGTGAattacatatttgcaaatgttgtACCATAACAAATAAGGCCTGTAAAGAGCTCTTCATTTTCTATCCCAAAAATATTCCAAAGAAGTGAATCTGCCATCTGCCAGAGAATTGAGGAACACAGAGGCTGGAGATGATACTCCTTCGGGCCTCCTTTGGAAGCTCCACTGCATTTTCCCCATATTGCACTTCTTGGTGGCAGTTCAAAAAACAAGTGCTATAAATTTGGAAATAGTGTTGAAATCTCTCAGTGGCTAAATGTCTAACAGTAGATCTCAGGGCTTTTAGGACTTTAAAATATCTCTCTCCTGTTTAACTgacttttagtttagtttaataCACAGgccgttaaaaaaatattacttagcTGTATTTGCTGATTGGTTGGTTTTGAGAAAGCATAGGCATGTGCGTGTgccagtggaggagggacagaggaagatgaagagaatcccaagcaggttccatgctcagtgcagagccccatgtggggcctgatcccaagaccctgggatcacgacctaagctgaaagcaggagtcagatactcaaccgactgagccacccaggcatccctgatacATAGGTCATTTTAATGGAAATTGGTACCAACATGTAAATAGGTCACAAATGCAGAGTTACACAATATAGTCAAAATACATGTTTTGAAACATTTCTATACTCGGTGGCAGTAATGATGACATGTGGTCCAAAAGAGTCTTAAAGCTTGAACTTTATATAGAGATTTGACTATAAATGCTTAGACTGTATACACAactacaaaaaatacaaaaaagttctCCCAAAGAGGAAAAATGGTCAATTGCACAGCAAACCATCTGATGTATGTACACATTGAAAACGAGAAACTTTGATATCAGTTCCTGTCTCCTATGACCCTTGACAAACAGTCTCTTGGATGATGTAATGGTTTTCCctataaaattttaggaaaatatttctattaactTTGGAAAGAAATATACTATTTTGTACATAGAGCtgcacaaagaaatgaagatctcTGGTATAAATGAAggtaaatataaatttctatttttccttagcTTAGCTGCTCTAAAAGATAACTGATTATCTAAAACAAAGATCAGTTGTatcaatatgttttgtttttatagcataTAGTAGAAAGGACGGATGGGTAGAAGTGGAAATATATTGTTGTAAGGCTCTTAAACAATATACAAAGTActataatattatttgaaggtgGACTGTGATGAGTTAAAGATGTATATTTAAATCCTAGGGTAAGcactaaaattttttgaaaatgaggtaaaaaataaGTCTagagtatatataaaatggaaccaaaaaaaaaaaaaacaaaaaaactcaagcAAAACACTCCAATAATtcaaaaggaggcagaaaaagatGGAATGaacaaaacaactataaaatggtaaattttaatcCCATCTCATAACTACATTAAATGCAAACGTCTAAACACACTAGTTAAATCACAAAAAACTGTTTGGATAAATGAAAAGATTCGATAGAAAAACAGTACCCAAGAATATACTGTCACAAAAAACTCaccttaaatataaagacaaaggttaaaaaattaaatctagctCAATCCACTATGTATTAGGGCAGACAAAAATCCAGCGCTGGTCAGGTATTACTGCCATCCCTTCTCCACCCACAGTGAGATCGCACAAAAATGTACGAACCTGTAGGTAAACAGGAGGCCTGGCCCTGAGTCTACACAGTTGCCACAGCTACATGTGTTCCTTCTACCACTTACCACATGACGCCATTTTCAGTCCCTCCTCAGGTGTCTCCAAGCATCGGCCAGGTAGACAGACATCCTTTATGATGAACTTCTCTACTAACCAGACTTAGCTACAGAGTAGCCTGCCTTTACTCTTGGGACTGCAGCACTCGGTGACGTTGGTAACACGCGTCTGAGGTCCTAGCCCTCTAAGGCACTGTGTGGGAGCCACTCAAGGCCCCACTATTTGTGGGGTCTGATAGTGTCCCACCCTTCCCAATCTTGGgactctccttctttcctcagaTTAGATCCCTCCCTTCTCTTGAATGATTCAGCCCTATCCTCCAATTaggctacattaaaaaataaaaacatcttagCTCTTCCATGGTGACCAAGAAGCCCTAGACTTTTGCTTACAAAGCTCTGGATTTTCTCTGTAAAGGAGGCTGTGATGTGGTGAGGAAGTACCTGTTTATAGGCTAGACTTACATTCACCCATAAATAACAGGAAGACCACCTATAGCCACTTGAAAgataaaagcttatttttctctcttaacaAGAAGTACCGGCCTAGGTTCTCTAGGTCACTGCTGTCAGGGTTGATGTATCTGATTCTCCTGACCTTCCTCTCACAGTTACAA from Panthera tigris isolate Pti1 chromosome D1, P.tigris_Pti1_mat1.1, whole genome shotgun sequence includes the following:
- the LOC122230976 gene encoding LOW QUALITY PROTEIN: 60S ribosomal protein L37-like (The sequence of the model RefSeq protein was modified relative to this genomic sequence to represent the inferred CDS: inserted 1 base in 1 codon), with the protein product MTKGTSTFGKHRNKTHVFSHRCGLKAYHLQKSTCGKCGYLAKRKRKYNWSAKAKGRNTTGTGQMTHLKITHHRFRPGFHEGXKRAAVAASSSSEGFQ